In Stomoxys calcitrans chromosome 2, idStoCalc2.1, whole genome shotgun sequence, the following proteins share a genomic window:
- the LOC106094368 gene encoding protein CREG1-like, producing MISKILPVALLLALYLNAVSAASTYKEKDHALVARRLVHQTNWAAISTISTHRKLKDYPMVQILSINDNDAQKKSTGRIQFLLTNLDFTGKDVKQNNKVSLLFNDEQLLHCSEQNLDPMEPTCARTIISGEVKKMDESQKGYQEALASFVERHPAAQKWLDKHNFYLCELEITNIFVLDFYGGAHNIKPEDYYKVTL from the exons ATGATTTCCAAAATCTTACCCGTGGCCTTATTATTGGCTTTGTATCTTAATGCTGTTTCGGCTGCCTCCACTTACAAGGAGAAAGATCATGCCCTGGTAGCCCGTAGATTGGTACATCAAACCAACTGGGCTGCAATTAGCACCATTTCCACCCATCGCAAACTAAAAGATTACCCAATGGTCCAAATTCTTTCTATTAACGATAATGACGCTCAGAAAAAATCCACTGGACGCATACAATTTCTTTTGACCAATTTGGATTTTACCGGCAAGGatgtaaaacaaaacaacaaagttAGCCTGCTCTTCAACGATGAACAACTACTCCATTGTTCAGAACAAAATTTGGATCCCATGGAACCTACTTGTGCTCGTACCATCATTAGTGGTGAAGTTAAGAAG ATGGATGAAAGCCAAAAGGGTTATCAAGAAGCCTTGGCATCATTTGTTGAACGCCACCCTGCTGCCCAGAAGTGGTTAGATA AGCATAACTTCTATCTGTGTGAATTGGAAATtaccaacatttttgttttggacTTTTATGGTGGTGCCCACAATATCAAACCTGAAGACTACTATAAGGTTACATTGTAA